CTCATTAATCATCTTAGACTGGATTTGAACACCAAACATTTAGGCTGATAAATTAAACCACTGCACCAAGAACCAATAGATAAatgatttggatagaagcatggtcCTTGATAGAACGTTATGtcgaaagttgatccatgtagccgatcccacttagtgggataaggcttagttgttgttgttgttgtaactaTTTTTCATAGTTAAGTCCGCTACTGACTATGGCATGAATTGGGAATCCCCTGTTGGCAAGCAACTGATAATCTGCCTTGGGCGGTGGAGATCGTTCTCTCATCCTAAAGTTTATTTTCACTTAGAGAAGCTGTAGATATTTTATTCGAGATCTAGTCTTGGCGtgtagtttttctttcttttttacatTTGCATCTTGTAGGCCTGTTGGGGAAATAGGTATGACACTCCTTGATTGGGATCTTCTTTTTGTCGGCATTCATTGTTACACAATTTTAACCCACTTTTTAGAACTTGTTATCAATCACATCCTAGTTTTTACATGTTAGatattattatcttttattttcttcagtaataattttgttttaactttaacttcatttttttaaTCGCAGTTCTCTGTCATATACCGATGTTGGCCACTAGTGCAGTTGCATCTTTGCCCAAATTACCACCAGGTAAATAAGAATTTCTGacattttttttgtatttcaaatcagacattatattatatttagatACATGAAGAGTTTGGCAAAATTATACTTCCCTGTCAATTTATTTTGCATCAGCTTCGTAATACCTGCATAGAGAATTCTTTGAAATCTATGAATGAACATGCAGCTGTACCCCGCTTTACACATAGCTATCCCTTTTAAACTTTATAGGCATGTGACTGTGCAAGCATTGCAGTAAAGTGTTCAGTTAATAATGATACTACCCGAAGAATGGATTGGGCAATCTTGACTGTTAACCTACCTCCCTGCCAATGAATTTGATGTATGCTGTTAATATATTGATCATATTTTTGTATAGTGAGAAGAGGTGGAAACTGCATTGAAGAGAATGTCGGTCCTACAGCTAAATTTTCAAGAGGATTACAGACTGTTAATAACTCGATATCATTGAGTCGCACACAGTTTCCATTTGATAGAAGAACTCGTTCTACTCGGGCAGCAACTATAATATGTGCTGCAGCTTTGGTAATGTTCTTTACTCTTAtcttaattttatcatatttggTAGTCTACTCTCCTCAACTCTAGATTGCAATATTTTCCAAATCTTATAGTCTATTAGTTTCTGAACTTCGAATACATTATGAAGAACACAATACACTTATAGAATCTCCCCTTCCTAAAATTCTCTGGCACATGCAGGATGCAAGATGTGGTGCAGAGCAAACTCAGACGGTTACTCGAGAGGCTCCGACAATTACTCATCTTCCTGGTAATTGTTGACTGTGgggatattatttgatttttattattaaaaaaaaaaaagatattattTGTTAAACCATGTATTACTAATAGACTAATAGTGTAATACTAATAGACTCTTCCAAAGGGTGCTCTAATGGCTCATCGAGGTTTAAATTCTACTTTTAGGTAAGGAGAAGTCCCCACAAATCGATGACGGAGGATCTGGATTTCCACctcgtgatgatgatgatggcggGGGAGGAGGTGGAGGTGGAGGCAACTGGTCTGGTGGATTTTTCTTTTTTGGGTTTCTTGCTTTTCTTGGCTTTTTAAAGGACAAAGAAGGTGAAGACGAAGGTTACGGCAACCGAAGAAGGCGGTGATTAATTGGCAGGCGCAAATGTATGCTTTGTTAGAAGATTTTGATGTTGTAATCTTAAATTTCCTTTATCAATATATACGTACGGTAGAATATGTTGATCAACAGGGTATTGTGCTATAAGATGAAGTATCACACTGAACCTTTTTGTTTCTGTGAGTCTGTTAGAAGATTAGAAATATCGTATAGGATTTGGTAATTGATTCAATGATAGAATACCAAGTTATCAAATTTTAGATAAAGGTTATTGAATCACATGGTTCCAACTTCCTACACAAAATCAACCTTGAACGGACTAAGGATGCACTCTCTAAACTGTCAGCTCTATTTTATTCTGGTTTTTTGTTAACGTAGATTTTAACataaaatttgtaatttttaggtttaaaaatgTACAATATCCGCTCCACCCTGATTAGGTATGGCAACGGGTCGGGGACGATTATTACCTTTTTCAAATCCAAACTTGAATCTCTAATCAATTTCGTTCAACGCCTCAAACTCAAACGGGGATGAAGAATTAAAATTCAAACTTGACACAAACGGATTCGGATtaggttcgggtatccccgccctatcaccatccatttagtgaaatcaaaatttttaatagaaatattttttttcaaaattaaattactttataaataataaaataaaacaatttcaaaaaaattcatacatacatttcaaatattttaaataataaatacaaattaaaatatcaaaattgtagccacgtatttaatattctaaattattaaaaatatataataatatacataataaaataaatggggCGGGTTCAGGGTGGGTACAAGTGTCCCAATTACCCGACCCGTCCTCATATTTTGAAATTGGGAAAAATTCAAACTCGAATCCAAATTCAGTCAAagcaggtgtcataccccaatttttgaccctaagatcatacatcatttgcatttcaatcgtcaatcaagatcacaatcatgagatttcattttttttgtgttATGCTCACTTCGCCTctgaggggaaccatcaagcacctatgtttatttaatttgttttatactaaccaaaatccaaaaatatattttgtttcttttgtttgtgttttacaGGTAAGAGAtcgagcaaaaatcaaaacagtgcaagaaaaagaatttttgaaaatttcactatggaaatcgatttacccatgtaggaaattgatttcctaggacgaaatttgaaaaaaagtgggaagcatgacatcattttggcaccaaacacATTTTTCTTGATTATTCTTTACCATTTACCAATATTTCACCTCACCAcaaattaacttctttcattaaCCTCACTTTAACCCCACTTTATCAagttaaacacaaattaattatCAATTGAACAATTACTAAATTACCCACACCTCtctttccaattctataaatagaggccttcacCTCTTCATTTGAGAAGCTTGAATAGCCAAAtaaactcttgcaatttctctcctcatccctaccaaattcactcaaagctctcttttctttcataaagttagtgagttacatcttgaacctcactaactttgagctaaaccatcatccatctctctttttcttcaattgttgctAGATCAAGACTTGTGTTGGTGTGTTCTTGAAGTGGATCCAAAtttgtgcaagatttggtaaatttctacatcctttttcatctttcacaatgtgattcttttgtgcttgtgtgtgatgcatcattgatgctatattggtgacaTTTGGTGAAGATTTGATGAAAAATTTGTGCACATTGATATatgagatcataaggtgtttgtgtttttgcttaaacaAGATTTTTTGCGTCAGATGTGAaaactgcactcaggaaatcgatatcttgcagaggtaaatcgatttccatactcaggaaattgatttcctgcaGAGGTAAATCTATTTCCTGGcagctttttttgttttttttttttgcttttttaagcTTGTTTTGCCATTCTTCTTCAtgtacttcattaatatcattggatctaggatgttgataggtttgaaatgaccaaattcaTAATATTAgatcaatgatattaatgatagtgtgactgattttattttatgcattttattcttctcctccttccttttttcttttgatcgatgaaagtcttaataccatgagaattcttatggattcttggtaaagacaagatcgctacctattttctttttgtgcggtatt
The sequence above is drawn from the Vicia villosa cultivar HV-30 ecotype Madison, WI unplaced genomic scaffold, Vvil1.0 ctg.000325F_1_1, whole genome shotgun sequence genome and encodes:
- the LOC131626806 gene encoding protein FERTILITY RESTORER RF2, mitochondrial-like, whose protein sequence is MLATSAVASLPKLPPVRRGGNCIEENVGPTAKFSRGLQTVNNSISLSRTQFPFDRRTRSTRAATIICAAALDARCGAEQTQTVTREAPTITHLPGKEKSPQIDDGGSGFPPRDDDDGGGGGGGGGNWSGGFFFFGFLAFLGFLKDKEGEDEGYGNRRRR